CACGGCTACACGGTCATCGTCGGCTCCAGCCTGATCGTGGACTTGGCCGAGCGCTCGGGCCTGACCGGCATCTTCCTCTACTCCGAGACCGCGGTGCGCCAGGCCCTCGACGACGCCGTCGAGATGGCGCGCGTGGCGCGCATCGAAGAGGCCAGGCGCGAGCGGCTGAACGCCATCCTGCGCCACTTGCAAGAAGGCGTGGTCGCAGTGGACATGGAGCAGCGGATCGAGGCCATCAATCCGGCGATGGAGAGCTTGCTGGGGGTTTCGGCCGACTGGTCCATCGGGAAACGCCTCTCCGAGATCGCCCCCCAGCTCGCCCTCGAGCCCGTCCTGCGTAGCGGTGCCCAGGAGCTTGGCCGCGTGCTCAAACTCGGCGGCAGGACGATAGTGGTCAACCGCATTCCGATCCGGGAGCATGGCAGCCAGACCGGCGCCGTGGTGACTTGCCAGGACTCGGCCACGATCCACCGGGCTGACCGCAGCTTGCGGGTCCAGGCCCGGGCCCGGGCCGCCACTGCCCGCTACCAGTTGGCCCAGATCCTCGGTTCCAGCCCCGCCATCACCGAGGCGAAGGCGATCGCCCTGCAGTACACCAAGGTCGATTCCACGGTGCTGATCACCGGAGAGAGCGGAACCGGCAAGGAACTCTTCGCCCAAGGCATCCACAACAGCAGCCGCCGCAGGAACGGGCCGTTCATCGCGGTCAACTGCGCTGCCCTCCCGGAATCGCTGCTGGAGAGCGAGCTTTTCGGCTATGAGGAAGGCACTTTTACCGGCGGTCGGCGCGGAGGCAAACCGGGCCTGTTCGAGAGCGCCCACGGCGGAACCCTGTTCCTGGACGAGGTCGGCGAAATGCCGTTGGCGCTCCAGACACGGCTGCTGCGGGTGCTCCAGGAGCGGGAGGTAGTGCGCCTGGGCGGCATCGACCCTATTCCCGTCGACGTACGGGTGATCGCGGCGACCCACCGCCACCTGCGGGACAGCGTGGCCGCCGGGCGCTTTCGCGAGGACCTTTACTACCGCCTGAACATCCTGCACCTGTACCTGCCGCCACTGCGGGAACGCCTGGAAGACCTTCCCGAGCTCGCCGCCCGCTTCCTGGACGTGGCGCTGAGGCGCTGCGGAGCGCACCGCTCCAGCGC
This region of Pelomicrobium methylotrophicum genomic DNA includes:
- the prpR gene encoding propionate catabolism operon regulatory protein PrpR, producing MAVYKTGANRKPQIWAISYKSLSRLIRAIISSYAAVADIRIIDNKLFDEAVAAARELVEAGEVDAFLSAGANGAFLRDAVDAPVALIKVSGFDILRALLRARQISERVALVTYQEISAELEEIKQLLKLDVAQRSYKTIEDAIVAFKDLAAHGYTVIVGSSLIVDLAERSGLTGIFLYSETAVRQALDDAVEMARVARIEEARRERLNAILRHLQEGVVAVDMEQRIEAINPAMESLLGVSADWSIGKRLSEIAPQLALEPVLRSGAQELGRVLKLGGRTIVVNRIPIREHGSQTGAVVTCQDSATIHRADRSLRVQARARAATARYQLAQILGSSPAITEAKAIALQYTKVDSTVLITGESGTGKELFAQGIHNSSRRRNGPFIAVNCAALPESLLESELFGYEEGTFTGGRRGGKPGLFESAHGGTLFLDEVGEMPLALQTRLLRVLQEREVVRLGGIDPIPVDVRVIAATHRHLRDSVAAGRFREDLYYRLNILHLYLPPLRERLEDLPELAARFLDVALRRCGAHRSSAEILESLLPRLQAYSWPGNIRELENVLERVAVLYGGLGVSVEPSEPLLRRIVPELFTDALAPLQAPGRSLKALRKSAELAEIRRTIQECGGDQTAAAMRLGISKTTLWRKLRHPA